From one Candidatus Angelobacter sp. genomic stretch:
- a CDS encoding response regulator: MSKKRILVADDETSITRLLKLNLERTGNYEVREENLGARVFEAAQEFKPDLILLDVMMPDMDGGDVAASLKQDPALRKTPVVFLTAAVKKEELGAPEGKIGGRMYIAKPLNVQGVIGVIEKTLGK; the protein is encoded by the coding sequence ATGAGCAAGAAACGAATTCTGGTGGCCGATGATGAGACCAGCATCACCCGGTTGTTGAAATTGAACCTCGAACGAACGGGCAACTACGAGGTGCGCGAGGAGAATCTTGGCGCGCGGGTGTTCGAGGCCGCGCAGGAGTTCAAGCCGGACCTGATCCTGCTCGACGTCATGATGCCGGACATGGACGGCGGAGACGTCGCCGCCAGTTTGAAACAGGACCCGGCGCTGCGCAAAACGCCCGTGGTGTTTTTGACCGCCGCGGTCAAGAAGGAGGAGCTGGGCGCTCCGGAGGGCAAGATCGGCGGGCGCATGTATATCGCGAAGCCGCTGAACGTGCAGGGCGTCATCGGCGTCATCGAAAAAACGCTGGGCAAATAG
- a CDS encoding fused MFS/spermidine synthase, translating to VLDAFLGDSSPSHLMTREAFDSMRRILKPGGVLVINSFGDFQSGRDFFAASIEKTLRAVFKSVRIHAANPDDSGNVFFVASDEPALNPFATPDFEKMHPHCRDLARAAFYDRTEANPQHGIVLTDDYNPVEFYDAANREAIRRGLAMGMRSL from the coding sequence TGTGCTGGACGCATTTCTGGGCGACTCCTCGCCGTCGCACCTGATGACCCGCGAGGCCTTTGACTCGATGCGGCGCATTTTGAAACCCGGCGGCGTTCTGGTGATCAATTCCTTCGGGGATTTCCAGTCGGGCAGGGACTTTTTCGCCGCCTCAATTGAAAAAACGCTGCGCGCCGTGTTCAAGTCCGTGCGCATTCACGCCGCAAATCCGGACGACAGCGGCAACGTCTTTTTCGTCGCATCGGACGAGCCGGCCCTCAATCCTTTCGCGACGCCCGATTTTGAAAAGATGCATCCACACTGTCGGGACCTGGCCCGGGCCGCCTTCTACGACCGCACGGAGGCCAACCCGCAGCATGGCATCGTACTGACCGATGATTACAATCCGGTGGAGTTTTACGACGCGGCGAATCGCGAAGCCATCCGGCGTGGTCTGGCGATGGGCATGCGGTCGCTATGA